In Curtobacterium sp. TC1, the following proteins share a genomic window:
- a CDS encoding carbohydrate ABC transporter permease translates to MAVLVEEPPVRSASNPPGPVRRGSRAVGTGRGSFPTFAIPALVWYGLFMIGPVVAMIAIAFLSWPGMLVSPTFAGLDNFRVLFSDETFWAAVRNSTVQIVVGLPIMIVLAFLLAFHVVQKPRGHKVLRYLLFIPALISAPATAMMFYAMLNPDGLVNGVLATLGIGGKAWLADPATALGALIVVDLWAGIGYSAVLIASRLDGVDTEVVQAARMDGAGSWRLAWGVYWPIARDFIGVVAMLQFLSMLFSSAQNVLLLTQGGPGTATTTLSYLVYQKAFVDTDLGYSQAVGVVLFVLGLAGMFVIRRVLRKTH, encoded by the coding sequence ATGGCAGTGCTCGTCGAGGAACCACCCGTCCGGTCGGCGTCGAACCCGCCCGGGCCCGTCCGCCGCGGATCCCGCGCGGTCGGCACCGGTCGCGGCAGCTTCCCGACCTTCGCGATCCCGGCGCTCGTCTGGTACGGCCTGTTCATGATCGGCCCGGTCGTGGCCATGATCGCGATCGCGTTCCTGAGCTGGCCCGGCATGCTCGTCTCGCCGACCTTCGCGGGGCTCGACAACTTCCGGGTGCTGTTCTCCGACGAGACCTTCTGGGCCGCGGTCCGGAACAGCACGGTCCAGATCGTCGTCGGCCTGCCGATCATGATCGTGTTGGCGTTCCTGCTCGCCTTCCACGTCGTGCAGAAGCCCCGCGGCCACAAGGTGCTGCGCTACCTGCTCTTCATCCCGGCGCTCATCTCGGCACCGGCCACGGCGATGATGTTCTACGCGATGCTGAACCCCGACGGCCTGGTCAACGGGGTGCTCGCCACGCTCGGCATCGGCGGCAAGGCCTGGCTGGCCGACCCGGCGACGGCCCTCGGAGCGCTCATCGTCGTCGACCTGTGGGCCGGCATCGGGTACTCGGCGGTGCTCATCGCGAGCCGGCTCGACGGCGTCGACACCGAGGTCGTGCAGGCCGCCCGCATGGACGGCGCGGGGTCGTGGCGGCTGGCGTGGGGCGTGTACTGGCCGATCGCGCGGGACTTCATCGGGGTCGTCGCGATGCTGCAGTTCCTGTCGATGCTCTTCAGCTCGGCGCAGAACGTGCTCCTGCTGACCCAGGGCGGCCCGGGCACCGCGACCACGACGCTGTCGTACCTCGTGTACCAGAAGGCCTTCGTCGACACCGACCTCGGCTACAGCCAGGCGGTCGGCGTCGTCCTGTTCGTGCTCGGACTCGCCGGGATGTTCGTCATCCGCCGCGTCCTGCGCAAGACCCACTGA
- a CDS encoding carbohydrate ABC transporter permease, producing MAKPTAGIRLRDRIGSITSGTVAWIYAALLILPFYYFVVSSFKDNDGIFESPLALPASWDLSNFTEAIRQASLGPAIANSAITTVAALVLTLVLALPASFALARATGRAGRIVEGLFSLGFLIPSFAALFPTFLLAAGMGLFHTRTFLVLLLPATAMPLAVVILTQFMRTIPRELEEAASMDGASAWQVMRQVYLPICIPGIATVLLLNFLSFWNEYLYALVLIGPDTAQRTIQVALPTLKVDAGTDYGMLMAGTLFTLLPVYLVYSILQRQMQRALVSGAIKG from the coding sequence ATGGCGAAGCCCACCGCCGGCATCCGGCTGCGAGACCGGATCGGCTCCATCACGAGCGGCACCGTGGCGTGGATCTACGCCGCCCTGCTGATCCTGCCCTTCTACTACTTCGTGGTGTCGTCGTTCAAGGACAACGACGGCATCTTCGAGTCCCCACTGGCGCTGCCGGCGTCGTGGGACCTGTCGAACTTCACCGAGGCGATCCGCCAGGCCTCGCTCGGACCGGCGATCGCGAACTCGGCGATCACGACGGTGGCGGCCCTGGTGCTCACGCTCGTGCTCGCACTGCCGGCGTCGTTCGCCCTCGCCCGGGCCACCGGTCGCGCGGGACGGATCGTCGAGGGGCTGTTCTCGCTCGGGTTCCTCATCCCGTCGTTCGCGGCGCTGTTCCCGACGTTCCTCCTCGCCGCGGGCATGGGGCTCTTCCACACCCGGACGTTCCTCGTGCTCCTGTTGCCCGCGACCGCGATGCCCCTGGCCGTCGTGATCCTGACCCAGTTCATGCGGACGATCCCGCGCGAGCTGGAGGAGGCCGCGTCGATGGACGGAGCCTCGGCGTGGCAGGTGATGCGCCAGGTGTACCTGCCGATCTGCATCCCGGGCATCGCCACCGTGCTGCTGCTGAACTTCCTGTCGTTCTGGAACGAGTACCTGTACGCCCTGGTGCTCATCGGGCCGGACACCGCGCAGCGGACGATCCAGGTGGCGCTCCCGACGCTGAAGGTCGACGCCGGCACCGACTACGGGATGCTCATGGCCGGCACGCTGTTCACGCTGCTGCCGGTGTACCTCGTCTACTCGATCCTGCAGCGCCAGATGCAGCGCGCCCTGGTGTCCGGAGCGATCAAGGGATGA
- a CDS encoding glycoside hydrolase family 3 protein has translation MTAHPTSQPTASSLDVRARIGQLNQRLKGWEAVRWVDGRPRITDVLRAEVDRWGGIGAVYGVLRADPWSGVHWGNGIPPERSAEAYAAVQDHVVAHSDGGVPTLFVEEVPHGLQALGGTTVPVNLALGAAMDEQLVEELAAAVAAEVRARGTHVALVSGLDVLRDPRWGRSEECWSEDAALAAIMVAATVRGMQGGGPGPIDGRHVAVVAKHLAGQGAGIGGRNGSGAPIGRRELAEVHLPPALAAAREHVAGFMAAYNDVDGVPCCGNRDLLTTTIRDAWGWDGLVMADGTAVDRLRDVTPDPASAAALALRAGVDLSLWDEAYTHLDEALDRGLISTDDLDQAVDRVLALKRRVGLLATPTPAPPTTPAPAPTRAEALERTTAALAERAAGRAVVALGGALPAIAPDAVVAVVGPNADDVDALLGDYAPPRPPDDPGASTVRSALEARLGPARIRTARGSGLRQPLPGPDGLLAVRTALLGADIAVVVLGGSSRRAYDDGFEDNGAVSGPAPDTTNGEGVDLASIAVPEAQLDVLRAARESGLPVVAVVVDGRPRVLTEVLALADGVLVVPFPGPSGGRAVADVLFGAPAEGRLPATWPGADGVLPVAHDERLETARGYVDVTSRSTVTGAPGPGDGVDVRLAEGSDAVTAVRLLAGGTVTVPVTVRNRSDAPRRVSVPLWGRRRETGVRPRRRRLLALVTVDVPAGGTVDTAYTLGLDALGTWDAGLRLGARPLELDCWTDDVLDPPGSTRTVRVTDGQESVRWVS, from the coding sequence ATGACCGCGCACCCGACGAGCCAGCCGACCGCGAGCAGCCTCGACGTCCGCGCTCGCATCGGCCAGCTCAACCAGCGTCTGAAGGGCTGGGAGGCCGTCCGCTGGGTCGACGGCCGGCCGCGGATCACCGACGTCCTGCGCGCCGAGGTCGACCGGTGGGGTGGCATCGGCGCGGTCTACGGCGTGCTCCGCGCCGACCCCTGGTCCGGCGTGCACTGGGGCAACGGCATCCCGCCCGAACGCTCCGCCGAGGCCTACGCCGCCGTGCAGGACCACGTCGTCGCGCACAGCGACGGTGGTGTCCCCACGCTCTTCGTCGAGGAGGTCCCGCACGGGCTGCAGGCCCTCGGCGGCACGACGGTGCCGGTGAACCTCGCGCTCGGCGCCGCCATGGACGAGCAGCTCGTCGAGGAGCTGGCCGCCGCGGTCGCCGCCGAGGTCCGGGCCCGCGGCACCCACGTCGCCCTCGTCTCCGGGCTCGACGTCCTGCGCGACCCCCGGTGGGGCCGGAGCGAGGAGTGCTGGTCGGAGGACGCCGCGCTCGCCGCGATCATGGTCGCCGCCACCGTGCGCGGCATGCAGGGTGGCGGCCCCGGCCCCATCGACGGCCGGCACGTCGCCGTCGTCGCGAAGCACCTGGCGGGGCAGGGCGCCGGCATCGGCGGTCGCAACGGCTCCGGCGCTCCGATCGGTCGTCGCGAACTCGCCGAGGTCCACCTGCCGCCGGCGCTCGCCGCCGCACGCGAACACGTCGCCGGGTTCATGGCGGCCTACAACGACGTCGACGGGGTGCCGTGCTGCGGCAACCGCGACCTGCTCACGACCACGATCCGCGACGCCTGGGGCTGGGACGGGCTCGTCATGGCCGACGGGACCGCCGTCGACCGGCTGCGCGACGTCACCCCCGACCCGGCCTCGGCGGCTGCGCTCGCCCTGCGTGCCGGGGTCGACCTGAGCCTGTGGGACGAGGCGTACACGCACCTCGACGAGGCGCTGGACCGCGGCTTGATCAGCACCGACGACCTCGACCAGGCGGTCGACCGCGTGCTCGCCCTCAAGCGCCGCGTCGGCCTGCTCGCGACGCCGACACCGGCGCCACCAACGACACCAGCACCAGCACCGACGCGCGCCGAGGCACTCGAGCGCACGACCGCCGCGCTCGCCGAGCGTGCCGCCGGCCGCGCCGTGGTCGCCCTGGGCGGAGCGCTGCCCGCGATCGCACCCGACGCCGTCGTCGCCGTGGTCGGCCCGAACGCCGACGACGTCGACGCCCTGCTCGGCGACTACGCACCCCCGAGGCCGCCCGACGACCCCGGTGCGTCCACCGTCCGCTCCGCCCTGGAGGCCCGGCTCGGCCCCGCCCGGATCCGCACCGCCCGGGGCAGCGGGCTCCGACAGCCCCTGCCGGGCCCCGACGGGCTCCTCGCGGTCCGCACGGCGCTCCTCGGCGCTGACATCGCGGTGGTGGTGCTCGGCGGCTCGAGCCGTCGCGCGTACGACGACGGCTTCGAGGACAACGGCGCCGTCAGTGGTCCGGCACCGGACACCACGAACGGCGAGGGGGTCGACCTGGCGTCGATCGCCGTCCCCGAGGCCCAGCTCGACGTGCTCCGCGCCGCCCGCGAGAGCGGTCTGCCGGTCGTCGCGGTCGTCGTCGACGGTCGCCCGCGGGTCCTGACCGAGGTGCTCGCGCTGGCCGATGGTGTGCTGGTCGTGCCGTTCCCGGGGCCGTCCGGCGGTCGTGCCGTCGCGGACGTGCTGTTCGGCGCCCCGGCCGAGGGGCGGCTCCCCGCGACCTGGCCCGGCGCCGACGGCGTCCTGCCCGTAGCGCACGACGAGCGGCTCGAGACGGCACGCGGCTACGTCGACGTGACCAGCCGCTCGACCGTGACCGGTGCACCCGGGCCGGGCGACGGGGTGGACGTCCGCTTGGCGGAGGGGAGCGACGCGGTGACTGCCGTGCGCCTCCTGGCCGGTGGGACGGTGACCGTCCCGGTGACGGTGCGCAACAGGTCGGACGCGCCCCGTCGGGTGTCGGTGCCCCTGTGGGGGCGGCGGCGGGAGACCGGTGTCCGACCGCGGCGACGGCGACTGCTCGCCCTGGTGACGGTCGACGTGCCCGCTGGCGGGACCGTCGACACCGCGTACACGCTCGGACTCGATGCGCTCGGCACGTGGGACGCTGGTCTCCGGCTCGGTGCACGGCCGCTCGAACTCGACTGCTGGACGGACGACGTGCTCGATCCACCCGGGTCGACGCGGACCGTCCGCGTCACCGACGGACAGGAGTCAGTGCGATGGGTGTCGTGA
- a CDS encoding glycoside hydrolase family 125 protein — MGVVTRTQLEEITPTLVAAADRVRAAVGTEVGDRVERALVRTLRDTISLDDDGAFVITGDIPAMWLRDSTTQMTPYLRFAADDPALADLLWAVVRRQFRLIEHDPYANSFNREPNGAHYDPDDLNADPLVWEQKYEVDSLAYPVTFAHALWRATGSTTVLDERAHRVFRTIVAQWRAEQDHDASAYRFVRDGAIPTETLARDGRGTPVAVTGMTWCGFRPSDDACTYGFNVPANLFAAEALLAVAAIAREVWSDTGLADDADVLRASILDGVRQHGIVAGPAGADVYAYEVDGLDGVLLMDDANTPSLLSLPLSAPSVLDDVVWAATRDFVLSPANPYWFSGTAAAGVGSPHTVPQRVWPIALAVEGLVSGSPSRRRELLDVLVATDGGTGDMHESFDVEDPTRFSRPWFSWADAMFCELALAAAED; from the coding sequence ATGGGTGTCGTGACGCGGACGCAGCTCGAGGAGATCACGCCGACGCTGGTGGCGGCCGCCGACCGGGTCCGCGCCGCGGTCGGCACCGAGGTCGGGGACCGGGTGGAGCGCGCGCTCGTCCGGACGCTGCGGGACACGATCTCGCTCGACGACGACGGCGCCTTCGTCATCACGGGGGACATCCCGGCGATGTGGCTCCGCGACTCGACGACGCAGATGACGCCGTACCTGCGGTTCGCGGCGGACGACCCGGCGCTCGCGGACCTGCTCTGGGCGGTCGTGCGGCGGCAGTTCCGGCTGATCGAGCACGACCCGTACGCGAACTCGTTCAACCGCGAGCCGAACGGCGCGCACTACGACCCGGACGACCTGAACGCCGACCCGCTGGTGTGGGAGCAGAAGTACGAGGTGGACAGCCTGGCCTACCCGGTGACGTTCGCGCACGCGCTGTGGCGGGCGACCGGCTCCACGACGGTGCTCGACGAGCGGGCGCACCGGGTGTTCCGCACGATCGTGGCGCAGTGGCGCGCCGAACAGGACCACGACGCCTCGGCGTACCGGTTCGTGCGCGACGGGGCGATCCCGACCGAGACCCTGGCGCGGGACGGCCGCGGTACCCCGGTCGCCGTGACGGGCATGACGTGGTGCGGGTTCCGCCCGTCGGACGACGCCTGCACGTACGGCTTCAACGTGCCCGCGAACCTGTTCGCCGCCGAGGCGTTGCTCGCCGTCGCCGCGATCGCCCGCGAGGTCTGGTCCGACACGGGGCTGGCGGACGACGCCGACGTGCTGCGCGCGAGCATCCTGGACGGCGTCCGGCAGCACGGCATCGTGGCCGGGCCGGCGGGTGCGGACGTCTACGCCTACGAGGTCGACGGCCTGGACGGCGTGCTGCTCATGGACGACGCGAACACGCCGTCGCTGCTGTCGCTGCCCCTGTCCGCGCCGTCGGTGCTCGACGACGTGGTGTGGGCGGCGACGCGGGACTTCGTGCTGTCACCGGCGAACCCGTACTGGTTCAGCGGCACCGCGGCCGCCGGTGTCGGCAGCCCGCACACGGTGCCGCAGCGGGTGTGGCCGATCGCCCTGGCGGTCGAGGGCCTCGTGTCCGGGTCGCCGTCGCGCCGTCGGGAGCTGCTCGACGTGCTCGTGGCGACCGACGGCGGGACCGGCGACATGCACGAGTCGTTCGACGTCGAGGATCCGACGCGGTTCTCGCGCCCGTGGTTCTCGTGGGCGGACGCGATGTTCTGCGAACTGGCACTGGCGGCGGCCGAGGACTGA
- the pgm gene encoding phosphoglucomutase (alpha-D-glucose-1,6-bisphosphate-dependent) → MNDRAGTPATADDLVDIDALVAAYYDRVPDVSVAEQQVVFGTSGHRGSSLDSAFNDTHIAAITQAIVEYRQSQGTDGPLFIGRDTHALSGPAERTALEVLAANGVHVLADSDNGYVPTPALSHAIIRYNRAGNPDTADGIVITPSHNPPRDGGFKYNPPHGGPADSDATSWIANRANAIIEGGNAEVQRTEHATPDRYDFLHTYVADLENIIDIAAIKRAGVKIGADPLGGASLPYWNLIRDHYGLDLTVVNPDVDPTWSFMTLDWDGKIRMDPSSPSAMASVLAHKDEFDVLTGNDADSDRHGIVTPDGGLMNPNHYLAVAIEYLYAHRPAWRDDAAIGKTLVSSSIIDRVAESLGRRLWEVPVGFKWFVPGLIDGSVAFGGEESAGASFLRTDGTAWTTDKDGIILALLASEIVAVTGKTPSQLYAELTERFGDPVYQRVDAAATKEQKARLSKLDGEAITAETLAGDPITAKLSKAPGNDAAVGGVKVVTDKAWFAARPSGTEDVYKIYAESFVGQEHLEQVQREAKEIVDAALGA, encoded by the coding sequence ATGAACGACCGCGCCGGCACCCCCGCGACCGCAGACGACCTCGTCGACATCGACGCGCTCGTCGCCGCCTACTACGACCGTGTGCCCGATGTCTCCGTCGCCGAGCAGCAGGTCGTGTTCGGGACCTCCGGACACCGCGGCTCCTCGCTCGACTCCGCCTTCAACGACACCCACATCGCCGCGATCACGCAGGCGATCGTCGAGTACCGGCAGTCGCAGGGCACCGACGGCCCGCTCTTCATCGGGCGCGACACCCACGCGCTGTCCGGCCCTGCCGAGCGCACCGCACTCGAGGTCCTCGCCGCCAACGGCGTGCACGTGCTGGCCGACAGCGACAACGGCTACGTGCCGACCCCCGCGTTGAGCCACGCGATCATCCGCTACAACCGCGCTGGCAACCCCGACACCGCGGACGGCATCGTCATCACGCCGAGCCACAACCCGCCCCGCGACGGCGGCTTCAAGTACAACCCGCCGCACGGCGGACCGGCCGACAGCGACGCCACGAGCTGGATCGCGAACCGGGCGAACGCGATCATCGAGGGCGGCAACGCCGAGGTGCAGCGCACCGAGCACGCCACCCCCGACCGCTACGACTTCCTGCACACCTACGTCGCCGACCTCGAGAACATCATCGACATCGCCGCGATCAAGCGCGCCGGGGTGAAGATCGGCGCCGACCCGCTCGGCGGTGCCTCGCTCCCCTACTGGAACCTCATCCGCGACCACTACGGCCTCGACCTGACCGTCGTGAACCCGGACGTCGACCCGACCTGGTCGTTCATGACGCTCGACTGGGACGGCAAGATCCGGATGGACCCGTCGAGCCCGTCGGCGATGGCCTCGGTCCTGGCGCACAAGGACGAGTTCGACGTCCTGACCGGCAACGACGCCGACTCCGACCGGCACGGCATCGTCACGCCCGACGGCGGCCTGATGAACCCGAACCACTACCTCGCCGTCGCGATCGAGTACCTCTACGCACACCGTCCGGCCTGGCGCGACGACGCCGCCATCGGCAAGACCCTGGTGTCGTCGAGCATCATCGACCGCGTCGCGGAGTCGCTCGGCCGCCGCCTGTGGGAGGTCCCGGTCGGCTTCAAGTGGTTCGTGCCCGGCCTGATCGACGGTTCCGTCGCCTTCGGTGGCGAGGAGTCCGCGGGTGCGTCGTTCCTGCGCACCGACGGCACCGCGTGGACGACCGACAAGGACGGCATCATCCTGGCGCTCCTGGCGTCCGAGATCGTCGCCGTCACCGGCAAGACCCCCTCGCAGCTGTACGCCGAACTGACCGAGCGCTTCGGCGACCCGGTCTACCAGCGCGTCGACGCCGCCGCCACGAAGGAGCAGAAGGCCCGCCTGTCGAAGCTCGACGGCGAGGCCATCACGGCGGAGACCCTGGCCGGCGACCCGATCACGGCCAAGCTGTCGAAGGCCCCCGGCAACGACGCTGCCGTCGGCGGCGTCAAGGTCGTGACGGACAAGGCGTGGTTCGCCGCACGGCCGTCCGGCACCGAGGACGTCTACAAGATCTACGCCGAGAGCTTCGTCGGGCAGGAGCACCTGGAGCAGGTGCAGCGCGAGGCCAAGGAGATCGTGGACGCCGCACTCGGCGCCTAG
- a CDS encoding class I SAM-dependent methyltransferase — MTMHAPVSFGAGGGEPYARALRSDGSLRLTDPARPDVVTTMDVSRWSAAADRVDRSLLDDADGPVIDIGCGPGRMLVAARTLGIPALGVDVSAEAVAIAQRSGGTAVQGSVFDAVPDEGHWDTALVIDGNIGIGGDPAALLERCREIVRTGGRVIVETNPDPLADRVYTARVVDTDGHESAGFPWAEVGLDALHRHAADAGLVARQSWTVAGRSFCELLA, encoded by the coding sequence ATGACCATGCACGCACCCGTCTCCTTCGGCGCCGGCGGCGGCGAGCCGTACGCCAGGGCCCTGCGCTCGGACGGCAGCCTCCGCCTGACCGACCCGGCCCGCCCCGACGTCGTGACGACGATGGACGTCAGCCGCTGGAGCGCCGCGGCCGACCGCGTCGACCGCTCGCTGCTCGACGACGCCGACGGCCCCGTGATCGACATCGGCTGCGGCCCCGGTCGGATGCTCGTGGCCGCCCGCACCCTCGGCATCCCGGCGCTCGGCGTCGACGTCTCGGCCGAGGCCGTCGCCATCGCGCAACGGTCCGGCGGCACGGCCGTCCAGGGATCGGTGTTCGACGCGGTCCCCGACGAGGGGCACTGGGACACCGCCCTGGTCATCGACGGCAACATCGGCATCGGCGGCGACCCCGCCGCGCTGCTGGAGCGCTGTCGCGAGATCGTCCGCACCGGCGGCCGGGTCATCGTCGAGACGAACCCCGACCCCCTCGCCGACCGCGTGTACACCGCCCGCGTGGTGGACACCGACGGCCACGAGAGCGCCGGGTTCCCCTGGGCCGAGGTCGGGCTCGACGCGCTGCACCGGCACGCGGCGGACGCGGGCCTCGTGGCGCGGCAGAGCTGGACGGTCGCGGGCCGGAGCTTCTGCGAGCTCTTGGCCTGA
- a CDS encoding DUF2064 domain-containing protein has protein sequence MTAGITVAVVAKECLPGKVKTRLTPALSPEGAARVASASLADTLSTVRALPAERRVLFFDGDVVPESADGFDVLHQPGGGLDERLGFLFDAIDGPLLLVGMDTPQVSADDLAPVFDQPERGAWFGPAEDGGFWSLYLHDPTGDLLRGVPMSQDDTGAVQLARLTDAGLDVGILGELLDVDTVPDAERVAEIAPDSGFTQALRAETVGSL, from the coding sequence ATGACCGCCGGCATCACCGTGGCCGTGGTCGCGAAGGAGTGCCTGCCCGGCAAGGTGAAGACCCGGCTGACCCCGGCGCTCTCCCCCGAGGGTGCCGCACGTGTCGCGTCCGCGAGCCTCGCCGACACCCTGTCGACCGTCCGCGCCCTGCCCGCCGAGCGCCGCGTCCTGTTCTTCGACGGCGACGTCGTGCCGGAGTCGGCCGACGGCTTCGACGTCCTGCACCAGCCCGGTGGCGGTCTCGACGAGCGCCTCGGCTTCCTGTTCGACGCGATCGACGGCCCGTTGCTGCTCGTCGGCATGGACACCCCGCAGGTGTCGGCCGACGACCTGGCCCCGGTGTTCGACCAGCCGGAACGCGGCGCCTGGTTCGGCCCCGCCGAGGACGGCGGCTTCTGGTCGCTCTACCTGCACGACCCGACCGGTGACCTGCTGCGCGGCGTCCCGATGTCCCAGGACGACACCGGTGCGGTCCAGCTCGCACGCCTCACCGACGCCGGCCTCGACGTCGGGATCCTCGGCGAACTCCTCGACGTGGACACCGTGCCCGACGCCGAGCGCGTCGCCGAGATCGCGCCGGACTCCGGCTTCACCCAGGCACTCCGTGCCGAGACCGTGGGGAGTCTGTAG
- a CDS encoding glycosyltransferase family 2 protein encodes MSVDVILPCLDEADALPKVIARLPEGYRAIVVDNGSTDGSADVARAHGALVVTEPVKGFGSACAAGVRAATADFVAFCDADASMDPAELPPLVDRVASGRVDLALGRRVPTGKGAWAPHARFANRVLAVLMHRATGYRLRDLGPMRVMRREDLVSLDLRDRRSGYPLEMVLAAHAAGWRVDESDIGYAQRIGDSKVTGTLRGTVNAVRDMTRLLRAYRREARVRVVAPASVRHVTGSTAATGSAARPDSAPVTASAEGTRA; translated from the coding sequence ATGAGTGTCGACGTCATCCTCCCGTGCCTCGACGAGGCCGATGCCCTGCCGAAGGTGATCGCACGCCTGCCGGAGGGCTACCGCGCGATCGTGGTGGACAACGGCTCGACCGACGGCTCCGCCGACGTCGCCCGCGCCCACGGCGCCCTCGTCGTCACGGAACCGGTGAAGGGCTTCGGTTCCGCCTGCGCCGCCGGCGTCCGCGCCGCCACCGCGGACTTCGTCGCCTTCTGCGACGCCGACGCGTCGATGGACCCCGCCGAACTGCCGCCGCTCGTCGATCGCGTCGCCAGCGGCCGCGTCGACCTGGCGCTCGGCCGCCGCGTCCCGACCGGCAAGGGCGCCTGGGCGCCGCACGCCCGGTTCGCGAACCGCGTCCTCGCCGTCCTCATGCACCGCGCGACCGGCTACCGTCTGCGCGACCTCGGCCCGATGCGCGTGATGCGTCGTGAGGACCTCGTCTCCCTCGACCTGCGGGACCGCCGCAGCGGCTACCCGCTCGAGATGGTCCTGGCCGCGCACGCGGCCGGCTGGCGCGTCGACGAGTCCGACATCGGCTACGCGCAGCGCATCGGCGACAGCAAGGTGACCGGCACGCTCCGCGGCACCGTCAACGCGGTCCGCGACATGACCCGCCTGCTGCGTGCGTACCGCCGGGAGGCCCGTGTCCGGGTCGTCGCACCGGCGTCTGTCCGTCACGTGACCGGCTCCACCGCCGCGACCGGTTCCGCGGCACGGCCCGACTCCGCACCCGTCACCGCCTCGGCCGAGGGAACGCGCGCATGA
- a CDS encoding NAD-dependent epimerase/dehydratase family protein, which produces MSRLLVTGGAGFIGSAIVRRALADGHEVRVLDSLRDDVHGDPGEVVRAHQQQGIEFVHGDVRDRISLDAALDDVDVVCHQAAKVGLGVDFQDAPDYVSSNDAGTAHVLAGMDRHDIGRLVVASSMVVYGEGAYTTSDGQPVRPPARRREDLDAGRFDPIGPDGHPLLPGLIDESAALDPRNVYAQTKVAQEHLASSWARATGGRAIALRYHNVYGPGMPANTPYAGVASLFRSALARGEAPRVFEDGAQRRDFVHVDDVAGANAASIAATTDLPADSFRAYNVGSGVVHTIGDMAAAIAGPDGPQPVVTGEYRLGDVRHVTASSDRIAAELGWRAEVDFVAGMRDFATAPLRSAVK; this is translated from the coding sequence ATGAGCCGCCTCCTCGTCACCGGCGGCGCCGGCTTCATCGGCTCCGCGATCGTCCGCCGCGCCCTGGCCGACGGCCACGAGGTCCGCGTCCTCGACTCCCTCCGCGACGACGTCCACGGCGATCCCGGCGAAGTCGTCCGAGCCCACCAGCAGCAGGGCATCGAGTTCGTGCACGGCGACGTCCGCGACCGGATCTCGCTCGACGCCGCGCTCGACGACGTGGACGTCGTCTGCCACCAGGCCGCCAAGGTCGGCCTCGGCGTCGACTTCCAGGACGCCCCCGACTACGTCTCGTCGAACGACGCCGGCACCGCTCACGTCCTCGCCGGCATGGACCGGCACGACATCGGCCGGCTCGTCGTCGCGAGTTCGATGGTCGTCTACGGCGAGGGCGCGTACACGACGTCCGACGGCCAGCCCGTCCGGCCGCCGGCCCGTCGCCGCGAGGACCTCGATGCCGGCCGCTTCGACCCGATCGGCCCGGACGGCCACCCCCTGCTGCCCGGCCTGATCGACGAGTCCGCCGCGCTCGACCCCCGCAACGTGTACGCGCAGACGAAGGTCGCGCAGGAGCACCTGGCCTCGAGCTGGGCGCGCGCGACGGGCGGCCGGGCGATCGCGCTCCGCTACCACAACGTGTACGGACCCGGCATGCCCGCGAACACCCCCTACGCCGGTGTCGCCTCACTGTTCCGCTCGGCACTGGCCCGCGGCGAGGCGCCCCGCGTGTTCGAGGACGGTGCCCAGCGCCGCGACTTCGTGCACGTCGACGACGTCGCCGGGGCGAACGCCGCCTCGATCGCCGCGACCACCGACCTGCCCGCCGACTCGTTCCGCGCGTACAACGTCGGGTCCGGCGTCGTGCACACGATCGGCGACATGGCCGCGGCGATCGCCGGCCCCGACGGCCCGCAGCCGGTCGTCACGGGTGAGTACCGCCTGGGCGACGTCCGCCACGTCACGGCGAGTTCGGACCGCATCGCCGCCGAGCTCGGCTGGCGCGCCGAGGTCGACTTCGTGGCCGGCATGCGCGACTTCGCGACCGCTCCCCTCCGGAGTGCCGTCAAGTAG